A portion of the Cellulophaga algicola DSM 14237 genome contains these proteins:
- a CDS encoding phospholipase D family protein — translation MISAIKLILNYKYSFIVFLLVLASCNEEQKITPQTDFCATIHKNDSVTLTKELAGVKELMATKTGVYVLEDGSGSMVARAWLSEYAEKTIDIQYFIFSTDNVGLIACDYLIRAADRGVKVRIIVDDIMVDADIQDILTFASHKNIEVKIYNPGVNLGKNIFGKIQKFTTDFRTANQRMHNKTFIVDGKVVITGGRNIADEYFDYDHEYNFRDRDILLLGKVAKTVNTSFDQFWNSALTKEVSKVVEELPENITSEDRFDKLHEYACNPYNFWPQVRKRIADLPTTFQKINASGDLVWLDDVHFISDDPGKNDGKSGLGGGGISTSALINLVKNAEATIDIQTPYLITSALAQNLFKDAVDRGVKIRILTNSLASTDNVEAFSSYQTDRKKLLQTGVRIFEFRPDAAERKKIMTGELQEKLDYTPIFGLHAKSMVVDHKTTVIGTFNLDPRSANLNTECVVIVSSEKISKGVLSGMEEEFKPENSWETTVDFNPDAEVNNYKRLKTWTRKLIPKEIL, via the coding sequence ATGATAAGTGCAATTAAATTGATTCTGAACTATAAATACTCTTTTATTGTTTTTTTGCTAGTATTAGCTTCTTGTAATGAGGAACAGAAAATAACCCCACAAACAGATTTCTGCGCTACCATTCACAAAAATGATAGTGTAACACTAACCAAAGAGTTAGCTGGTGTAAAAGAATTAATGGCTACGAAAACCGGTGTATATGTTTTAGAAGACGGTAGTGGTTCTATGGTGGCCAGAGCATGGCTAAGCGAATATGCTGAAAAGACGATAGACATTCAATATTTTATTTTTTCTACTGATAATGTAGGTCTAATTGCTTGTGATTATTTGATTAGAGCAGCAGATCGTGGTGTTAAAGTAAGAATTATTGTAGATGATATTATGGTTGACGCAGATATCCAAGATATTTTAACCTTTGCTTCTCACAAAAACATTGAAGTCAAAATTTACAATCCAGGAGTAAATCTAGGAAAAAATATTTTTGGGAAAATACAAAAATTTACAACAGATTTTAGAACTGCCAATCAACGTATGCATAACAAAACCTTCATAGTAGATGGTAAAGTGGTCATTACTGGAGGTAGGAATATTGCTGATGAGTACTTTGATTATGACCATGAGTATAATTTCAGGGATAGAGATATTCTTTTATTAGGAAAAGTAGCTAAGACGGTAAATACTTCTTTTGACCAATTTTGGAATAGCGCCTTAACAAAAGAAGTATCCAAAGTTGTTGAAGAGCTACCTGAAAATATAACATCAGAAGATAGATTTGACAAGCTCCATGAATATGCCTGTAATCCTTATAATTTTTGGCCACAGGTACGAAAGCGTATAGCCGACTTACCTACAACATTTCAGAAAATTAATGCATCAGGAGATTTAGTTTGGCTAGATGATGTACATTTTATTTCTGATGATCCAGGCAAAAATGATGGCAAAAGTGGTTTAGGAGGTGGTGGAATTTCTACAAGTGCCTTGATCAACCTAGTTAAAAATGCAGAAGCAACTATAGACATTCAAACGCCCTATTTAATTACATCAGCATTAGCGCAAAATTTGTTTAAAGATGCCGTAGACCGCGGTGTAAAAATTAGAATATTAACAAATAGTCTAGCATCAACAGATAATGTGGAAGCTTTTAGTAGTTACCAAACAGATAGAAAAAAATTGCTACAAACAGGGGTAAGAATCTTTGAATTTAGGCCTGATGCTGCAGAACGCAAAAAAATTATGACAGGAGAGTTACAAGAAAAATTAGACTACACTCCCATTTTTGGATTGCATGCTAAATCTATGGTTGTAGACCATAAAACCACAGTTATTGGCACCTTTAATCTAGACCCTAGAAGCGCTAATTTAAATACAGAGTGTGTGGTTATTGTTTCTTCTGAAAAAATTTCGAAAGGTGTTTTAAGCGGAATGGAAGAAGAGTTTAAACCCGAAAATTCATGGGAAACTACAGTAGACTTCAATCCAGATGCTGAAGTAAATAACTATAAGCGATTAAAAACCTGGACCAGAAAATTGATTCCAAAAGAAATCCTGTAG
- a CDS encoding MCP four helix bundle domain-containing protein, with the protein MFKKLKTSQRIQICLVLAMAFLLVLGSNRLNQRYFSTVKTSVNSVYKDRVVVQNFIYQLTRIIHDKELHILIKDNVKPNVSNNEQITALLSDFGTTKLTPKESNLLNELNHQFSSLQELEHKFTASNKTLSENYNIAAIKKLDEITISLDGLANIQLEQSELLTQLSNKSLGMNNLLSKLEMAFLVIIGIAMLALIFNPMKLMQAYPGKPSHN; encoded by the coding sequence ATGTTTAAAAAACTTAAAACATCGCAACGCATACAAATATGTTTGGTTCTTGCCATGGCATTTTTATTGGTACTTGGTTCCAATAGGCTAAACCAAAGATATTTTTCTACCGTAAAGACCTCTGTTAATTCTGTATATAAAGACCGAGTAGTTGTACAGAATTTTATTTATCAGTTGACCCGTATTATTCATGATAAGGAATTACATATTCTTATCAAAGACAACGTAAAACCCAATGTGTCTAACAACGAGCAAATAACAGCCTTATTATCAGATTTTGGTACCACAAAACTAACCCCTAAAGAATCCAATTTATTGAACGAGCTGAACCATCAATTTTCAAGCTTACAGGAACTCGAACATAAATTTACAGCTTCAAATAAGACCCTATCGGAAAATTACAATATAGCCGCGATTAAAAAACTTGATGAAATAACCATAAGCTTAGATGGATTGGCCAACATCCAATTAGAGCAAAGTGAATTATTGACCCAACTTTCAAACAAATCATTAGGCATGAACAATTTACTTTCAAAACTTGAAATGGCCTTTTTAGTCATTATCGGAATTGCCATGCTAGCTTTAATATTTAACCCAATGAAATTAATGCAGGCCTATCCTGGCAAACCCTCTCATAACTAG
- a CDS encoding bifunctional alpha/beta hydrolase/OsmC family protein produces MKNKTISFKNSKGVLLSGKLEVPANQHPIAYALFAHCFTCNKNLTPVRNISRALTLQGFGVIRFDFTGLGQSEGEFVDTNFSSNIQDLEDVANYMALELEAPKLIIGHSLGGAAAIYAATKIHSVDAVATIGAPSSPQHVQHLFKSGLEEIEANGKAMVDIGGRPFAIAKQFIEDLSSKNMSAIVKSLRKPLLILHSPQDTTVGIKNAAEIYAEAMHPKSFVSLDGADHLLSDKEDSAYVGNLIAQWASRYIKKEDKKKLSTSKQVVVQIGNESLTTSILAAGHPLIADEPESVGGNNFGPAPYDLLLSSLGACTAMTLRLYADLKKWDLKEVIVHLTHGKDYRKDCMECDEKKSKIDHITKNIELIGDLDEAQKKRLLEIADKCPVHKTLHQSVVVTSNLVVS; encoded by the coding sequence ATGAAAAATAAAACAATATCATTCAAGAACTCAAAAGGAGTTCTACTTTCTGGTAAACTTGAAGTACCTGCAAACCAGCATCCTATTGCTTATGCCCTATTTGCACATTGCTTTACGTGTAATAAGAACTTAACTCCTGTCAGAAATATATCAAGAGCACTAACACTTCAAGGGTTTGGTGTTATTCGTTTTGATTTTACCGGACTTGGACAAAGTGAAGGTGAATTTGTAGACACAAATTTCTCTTCTAATATTCAAGATCTAGAAGATGTCGCTAATTATATGGCGCTTGAATTAGAAGCTCCTAAATTAATCATTGGTCATTCTTTAGGTGGCGCCGCAGCAATATACGCTGCTACAAAAATACATTCTGTTGATGCTGTAGCAACAATTGGTGCCCCATCATCTCCTCAACATGTGCAACATCTTTTTAAAAGTGGCTTGGAAGAGATTGAAGCAAATGGAAAAGCAATGGTAGACATAGGAGGAAGACCATTCGCTATTGCAAAACAATTTATTGAAGATCTTTCGAGTAAAAATATGAGTGCTATTGTAAAATCATTACGAAAACCACTTTTGATTCTACATTCCCCACAAGATACTACTGTTGGCATAAAAAATGCTGCCGAGATATATGCTGAAGCCATGCATCCAAAAAGCTTTGTTTCTTTAGATGGTGCAGATCACTTATTATCGGATAAAGAAGATTCTGCCTACGTGGGTAATCTAATTGCACAATGGGCATCAAGATATATTAAAAAAGAGGACAAAAAGAAGCTTTCAACCTCAAAACAAGTTGTCGTGCAAATTGGCAATGAAAGTCTTACGACCTCTATTTTAGCTGCAGGCCACCCCTTAATTGCCGATGAACCAGAAAGCGTTGGTGGCAATAATTTTGGACCAGCCCCTTATGACCTTTTGCTCTCTTCTTTAGGCGCCTGTACGGCAATGACCTTACGATTATATGCCGATCTAAAAAAATGGGATTTAAAAGAAGTAATCGTGCATCTTACTCATGGCAAAGATTATAGAAAAGATTGTATGGAATGTGATGAAAAAAAATCAAAAATTGACCACATCACAAAAAATATAGAACTTATAGGTGATTTGGATGAGGCTCAAAAAAAGCGTCTTTTGGAGATTGCAGATAAATGCCCTGTACACAAAACACTTCATCAATCTGTTGTAGTAACTTCTAATTTAGTTGTTTCCTAA